In a genomic window of Thermodesulfobacteriota bacterium:
- a CDS encoding heme lyase CcmF/NrfE family subunit gives MAETGYISVLVAFVLSIYVVFASVYGAKSGRRDFVDSARNAALAIFFLLLIATLALLHSLVNLDFSLKYVAMNTSTDLPVIFRMTSLWAGQAGSLLLWAFVLSIYMALVVMSTKGKSRELMPYVIATLGAIAIFFTFIVAFVESPFERLPVAPLEGRGLNPILQNAYMAIHPVTLYLGYVGVAVPFAFAMGALLSGRLGDEWIRYSRKWTLFAWTFLSIGLILGARWAYLELGWGGYWAWDPVENAAFMPWLAATAFVHSVMIQERKGMLKKWNMSLIILTFFLSIFGTFITRSGVISSVHSFAQSDIGPMFLGFIAFILLFSFSMFLYRMKDLESENRFDSILSRESAFIFNNLLFLGAAFAVFLGTIFPIMSEAITGEKILVGPPYFNKVNSPIALVLVLLMGVGPLISWRKASRENLFKNFFVPTVIAIVTGVLLFALGIDDVYALLAYSLCAFVLMTVFTEFFRGIRVRSKRGENPLVAFGRLVSKNKRRYGGYIVHIGVVLIVIGITSSSIFVTEKQVTLSKGESVTLNDYTFTFNGINQYTTNAKNATVANLTAFKGGKDIGIMSPEKNIYKYEGNREINQETEVALRSTLTDDLYIILMSFTDDGSATLRVILNPLVSWIWAGGVVLVLGAIITMLPDGRKGREEVFVRYTLGEKDSALKV, from the coding sequence ATGGCCGAAACCGGGTACATATCGGTTCTGGTAGCCTTCGTTTTGTCGATATACGTCGTCTTCGCTTCCGTATACGGCGCGAAATCCGGCAGGCGCGATTTCGTAGACAGCGCCCGTAACGCCGCACTGGCGATCTTTTTCCTCCTCCTCATTGCAACGCTCGCTCTCCTGCATTCGCTCGTAAACCTCGACTTCAGCCTGAAGTACGTCGCCATGAACACGAGCACCGATCTTCCGGTGATCTTCAGGATGACCTCGCTCTGGGCGGGGCAGGCGGGCTCGCTCCTTCTGTGGGCCTTCGTTCTTTCCATTTATATGGCTCTGGTCGTGATGTCGACGAAAGGCAAGTCGCGCGAGCTCATGCCCTACGTCATAGCGACCCTAGGCGCGATAGCCATATTCTTCACGTTCATAGTCGCATTCGTCGAAAGCCCCTTCGAAAGGCTCCCCGTTGCGCCGCTCGAGGGCAGGGGGCTCAACCCCATACTCCAGAACGCATACATGGCGATCCATCCCGTAACGCTCTACCTCGGCTACGTCGGCGTCGCCGTGCCGTTCGCGTTCGCCATGGGCGCTCTTCTCAGCGGCAGGCTCGGCGACGAATGGATAAGGTATTCCCGAAAGTGGACTCTATTCGCGTGGACGTTCCTCAGCATCGGCCTCATACTCGGCGCGAGGTGGGCCTATCTCGAGCTCGGCTGGGGCGGCTATTGGGCGTGGGACCCGGTCGAGAACGCGGCCTTCATGCCGTGGCTCGCCGCGACTGCGTTCGTCCACTCCGTCATGATCCAGGAAAGAAAGGGCATGCTCAAGAAATGGAACATGTCCCTCATAATCCTGACGTTCTTCCTCTCCATTTTCGGCACGTTCATCACGCGTAGCGGCGTCATCTCGTCCGTCCATTCCTTCGCCCAGTCCGACATCGGCCCGATGTTCCTCGGGTTCATAGCATTCATACTTCTTTTCTCCTTCTCGATGTTCCTTTACAGGATGAAAGACCTCGAATCGGAGAACAGGTTCGATTCCATACTCTCCCGCGAGAGCGCATTCATATTCAATAACCTCCTCTTCCTGGGGGCCGCGTTCGCGGTATTCCTCGGGACGATCTTCCCGATAATGTCCGAGGCGATAACCGGCGAGAAGATACTCGTCGGGCCTCCATACTTTAACAAGGTCAACTCGCCGATAGCCCTCGTCCTCGTGCTTCTCATGGGGGTAGGGCCGCTCATTTCGTGGCGCAAGGCGTCCAGGGAAAACCTGTTCAAGAACTTTTTCGTGCCGACGGTGATTGCGATAGTGACGGGCGTTCTTCTTTTCGCGCTCGGCATAGACGACGTCTACGCTCTTCTCGCATATTCGCTATGCGCGTTCGTCCTGATGACTGTATTCACCGAATTTTTCCGCGGCATACGCGTCCGCTCCAAGAGGGGCGAGAACCCGCTCGTCGCGTTCGGGCGCCTCGTGTCGAAGAACAAGCGCAGGTACGGCGGCTACATAGTCCACATCGGCGTCGTGCTTATCGTTATCGGGATCACTTCATCGTCCATATTCGTGACGGAAAAGCAGGTCACCCTCTCGAAGGGGGAATCCGTAACCCTTAACGACTACACGTTCACGTTCAACGGGATCAACCAGTATACAACCAACGCCAAGAACGCGACGGTCGCGAACCTCACGGCGTTTAAGGGCGGCAAAGATATAGGCATCATGTCGCCCGAAAAGAATATCTACAAATACGAAGGCAACAGGGAAATAAACCAGGAGACTGAAGTCGCCCTGAGGTCGACGCTTACCGACGACCTGTATATAATTCTCATGAGCTTCACCGACGACGGGAGCGCCACACTGCGGGTCATACTGAACCCGCTCGTAAGCTGGATATGGGCTGGCGGAGTGGTCCTCGTCCTGGGGGCGATCATCACCATGCTACCCGACGGGCGGAAGGGCAGGGAAGAGGTTTTCGTCCGGTATACGCTCGGCGAAAAGGACAGCGCGCTCAAAGTATAA
- a CDS encoding cytochrome c maturation protein CcmE, whose product MLKGKLKFIIAIGAIAFAVAYLVYGGVRETMVYYLTVEELHARVPDVYGERVRVSGNVIPGTIKHGADGALEFSITDGGGAVNVNYNGIVPDVFKDDVEAVVEGVYTENGVFQADILLAKCPTKYESTDVLYNDQGAVQETSY is encoded by the coding sequence ATGCTTAAAGGTAAGCTTAAGTTCATCATAGCGATAGGTGCGATAGCTTTCGCGGTCGCCTATCTCGTATACGGCGGCGTGAGGGAGACGATGGTCTACTACCTCACGGTCGAAGAGCTCCACGCCAGGGTGCCCGACGTCTACGGCGAAAGGGTGCGGGTATCCGGCAACGTAATCCCGGGCACGATAAAGCACGGGGCCGACGGCGCCCTCGAGTTCAGCATTACCGACGGCGGAGGGGCTGTGAACGTCAACTACAACGGCATAGTGCCGGACGTCTTCAAGGACGACGTCGAGGCCGTGGTCGAAGGCGTCTATACCGAAAACGGCGTTTTCCAGGCCGACATTCTCCTGGCCAAGTGCCCGACGAAATACGAATCGACCGACGTTCTTTACAACGACCAGGGCGCGGTCCAGGAGACCTCGTACTAA
- a CDS encoding CcmD family protein has protein sequence MRYVTLGLLLSFAWVLSGCFSSSEKEDSVTIFPTSSTDDVIDGEAVEYDAGASFTGGDGSILVDAGKPVTLTLFTPDPSDLNHSRIVYKARLKTEGLTGTGEERGIAYLELRALYAGGEEVVSRGPRIPPSGTTDWVPAETDLYLDTGPEPEKVTLALGVEGRGKVWIDDVVLESRPLRIDYLFWGSAVVWIALIIYIYHLFTKQKSLRRELESIRTGT, from the coding sequence ATGAGATACGTAACGCTTGGCCTACTTCTGTCTTTCGCCTGGGTGCTTTCGGGCTGCTTCAGCTCGTCGGAAAAGGAAGATTCGGTAACTATTTTCCCGACTTCGAGCACGGACGACGTAATTGACGGCGAGGCCGTCGAATACGACGCGGGGGCGTCTTTTACGGGCGGCGACGGCTCCATACTCGTGGACGCCGGCAAGCCTGTAACGCTTACGCTCTTCACCCCGGACCCGTCAGATTTAAACCACTCGAGAATCGTATACAAGGCCAGGCTTAAAACCGAGGGGCTTACCGGCACGGGCGAGGAAAGGGGCATCGCATACCTCGAGCTCCGCGCGCTCTACGCCGGCGGCGAGGAAGTCGTCTCCCGCGGCCCGCGCATACCGCCCTCGGGCACGACCGACTGGGTGCCGGCCGAGACGGACCTCTACCTCGACACGGGCCCCGAGCCCGAGAAAGTCACGCTGGCCCTGGGCGTCGAGGGGCGCGGCAAGGTGTGGATAGACGACGTCGTTTTAGAGTCGCGTCCGCTCAGGATAGATTATCTTTTCTGGGGGAGCGCGGTTGTCTGGATTGCCCTGATTATATATATTTATCATTTGTTTACGAAACAAAAGAGCCTCAGGCGAGAGCTCGAATCAATAAGGACCGGCACGTAG
- a CDS encoding TMEM198/TM7SF3 family protein yields the protein MPTGGEADILFYYAAIAVAAGLVECFFGYRIFRFILGVAGFVAAAVFFGSLGYELSGGSEPVSIIAGLAGGVLGACLFYYLYIIGVFFLGAILGFTIAMYVFSLINVEVIPAVLYGAAIISGALAAVFQKPMLIIATAFGGSFAAVTGGAYLIYRNFYPLDPGFLGNLGEDQLYRMAMIWFALGVFGLVVQLMTLPRKNGPAASSGGYEPEPSEPDEDDDPSENKAHADDWPGRA from the coding sequence ATGCCGACCGGCGGAGAAGCCGACATACTTTTCTACTACGCAGCGATTGCAGTAGCTGCCGGCCTCGTCGAATGCTTCTTCGGCTACAGGATCTTCCGGTTCATTCTCGGCGTCGCCGGGTTCGTCGCGGCGGCCGTGTTCTTCGGGAGCCTCGGCTACGAGCTCTCCGGCGGGAGCGAGCCCGTCTCGATAATCGCGGGCCTCGCGGGCGGCGTCCTCGGGGCGTGCCTCTTTTACTACCTCTACATTATCGGCGTCTTTTTTCTGGGGGCTATTCTCGGCTTCACGATCGCTATGTACGTCTTCAGCCTAATTAACGTGGAAGTAATCCCCGCCGTCCTCTACGGCGCGGCCATAATCTCGGGCGCGCTCGCCGCAGTCTTCCAGAAGCCGATGCTCATAATCGCGACGGCGTTCGGCGGCTCGTTCGCGGCCGTCACGGGCGGCGCATACCTCATATACAGGAACTTCTATCCGCTCGACCCCGGCTTTTTGGGGAACCTCGGCGAGGACCAGCTCTACAGGATGGCGATGATATGGTTCGCCCTCGGGGTGTTCGGCCTCGTGGTGCAGCTCATGACCCTTCCCCGGAAGAACGGCCCCGCGGCGTCTTCGGGGGGATACGAGCCCGAACCTTCGGAGCCTGACGAAGACGACGACCCTTCCGAAAACAAGGCCCACGCCGATGACTGGCCGGGCCGGGCTTAA
- the ccsA gene encoding cytochrome c biogenesis protein CcsA, protein MRRALTVITFLLLAAATWMALVYAPTEPLMGHVQRLFYFHMGTVWVATVAFIIVFVASIMYLWKQTRRWDILAYCSAEIGVLFLTITIITGAIWAKPIWGTWWTWDPQLTTTFILWILYIVYLILRSSAGTNTRRAKFAAVFGIIAFIDLPLVYLSVRVMRGISPVVFGPGGGGIEPGMMHALLVNLAACSLLFIVLLLERMDLERMGDVLARLRTREG, encoded by the coding sequence ATGAGACGCGCCCTGACAGTCATAACGTTCCTGCTGCTTGCCGCCGCCACGTGGATGGCGCTCGTTTACGCCCCGACCGAGCCGCTCATGGGCCACGTGCAAAGGCTCTTTTACTTCCACATGGGGACGGTATGGGTCGCGACAGTCGCGTTCATAATCGTCTTCGTCGCGAGCATCATGTATCTATGGAAGCAGACGCGCCGGTGGGACATACTCGCATACTGCTCGGCCGAGATAGGGGTGCTCTTCCTCACGATAACGATAATCACGGGGGCCATCTGGGCGAAGCCCATATGGGGCACGTGGTGGACGTGGGACCCGCAGCTCACGACGACGTTCATACTCTGGATTCTCTACATCGTCTACCTCATACTCCGCTCGTCGGCGGGGACCAACACCAGGAGGGCCAAGTTCGCGGCCGTCTTCGGCATAATCGCGTTTATCGACCTCCCGCTCGTGTATCTGTCGGTGCGGGTCATGCGCGGAATATCCCCGGTCGTCTTCGGGCCGGGAGGGGGCGGCATAGAGCCCGGGATGATGCACGCGCTTCTCGTGAACCTCGCCGCGTGCTCGCTGCTTTTTATCGTGCTCCTTCTCGAAAGAATGGATCTCGAAAGAATGGGCGACGTGCTGGCGCGCCTCCGGACGAGGGAAGGCTGA
- a CDS encoding heme exporter protein CcmB: MLDKIWAIVKKDLITEMRTKELFTSMLTFSILVVVIFSFAFAFSTGLIRLAAPAMLWITFTFAGVLGLSRSFALEKEGNAVLGLLLTPTDRSLIYFGKLISGTIFVFVVGMIIVPMFVIFFNLDFVATVLPLIPVVLLGSLGYVAVGTLFSAMAVNTRLREVLLPILLFPIIIPLIVSAVKLSSLVLEGKPLSDGYSALQLLIAFDIIFVAACAVVFEYVIEES, translated from the coding sequence ATGCTGGATAAAATCTGGGCGATAGTAAAGAAGGACCTGATAACCGAGATGAGGACGAAGGAGCTCTTCACGTCCATGCTCACGTTCTCGATCCTCGTCGTCGTGATATTCAGCTTCGCCTTCGCTTTCTCGACCGGGCTCATAAGGCTCGCCGCCCCGGCCATGCTCTGGATAACGTTCACCTTCGCCGGCGTTCTCGGCCTCTCCCGCTCGTTTGCGCTGGAGAAGGAAGGCAACGCCGTCCTCGGCCTCCTCCTCACGCCGACCGACCGTAGCCTTATATATTTCGGCAAGCTCATAAGCGGGACGATATTCGTGTTCGTCGTCGGGATGATAATCGTCCCCATGTTCGTCATATTCTTTAACCTCGATTTCGTCGCCACCGTCCTGCCTCTCATCCCCGTCGTGCTCCTCGGCTCGCTCGGCTACGTCGCCGTCGGGACGCTCTTCTCCGCGATGGCGGTAAACACGCGGCTAAGGGAAGTCCTCCTCCCGATACTCCTCTTCCCTATAATCATCCCGCTCATCGTGAGCGCGGTTAAGCTCTCGTCGCTCGTCCTCGAAGGAAAGCCTCTCTCGGACGGCTATTCCGCTTTACAACTCCTCATCGCATTCGATATAATCTTTGTTGCCGCGTGCGCGGTCGTGTTCGAATACGTCATAGAGGAATCCTGA
- a CDS encoding ABC transporter ATP-binding protein — protein MAQPLTNEAWIEARGLTKSFGTFEALRGIDLAIGKGEFFTLFGPNGAGKTTFIKLLSTLTKPTTGSLTIAGHDSGKEADEIRRITGVISHDPYLYENLSALENIKFFGALYGVADLDTRAKEVVTAVGLGKRMHDLVRNFSRGMKQRLAVARATVHEPSILLLDEPYTGLDQHGAKAFGEMLAALKSRSRTVLMTTHNIDEGLGMSDRVGIIAGGKLVYHGASGDLDGDSFKELYIESVENL, from the coding sequence ATGGCTCAGCCGCTAACCAACGAAGCATGGATCGAGGCCCGGGGGCTCACGAAATCCTTCGGCACGTTCGAGGCGCTCCGGGGTATAGACCTCGCGATAGGGAAGGGGGAGTTCTTCACCCTCTTCGGCCCGAACGGCGCGGGAAAGACGACGTTTATTAAGCTCCTCTCGACGTTGACGAAGCCCACGACCGGCTCGCTCACGATAGCGGGACACGATTCCGGGAAGGAGGCCGACGAGATACGGCGGATCACTGGGGTCATCTCGCACGACCCCTATCTTTACGAGAACCTCTCCGCCCTCGAAAACATAAAATTCTTCGGCGCTCTCTACGGCGTCGCGGACCTCGACACCCGGGCGAAGGAGGTCGTAACGGCCGTCGGGCTCGGGAAGCGGATGCACGACCTCGTCCGGAACTTCAGCCGGGGGATGAAGCAGCGCCTCGCCGTCGCCAGGGCCACGGTGCACGAGCCGTCTATTCTCCTCCTCGACGAGCCCTACACCGGGCTCGACCAGCACGGCGCGAAGGCGTTCGGCGAGATGCTGGCGGCGCTCAAGTCACGCAGCAGGACGGTGCTCATGACGACCCATAATATAGACGAAGGTCTTGGCATGAGCGACAGGGTCGGCATAATCGCCGGGGGCAAACTGGTCTATCACGGGGCATCGGGAGACCTCGACGGGGACAGTTTTAAAGAGCTCTATATAGAGAGTGTCGAAAATTTATAA
- a CDS encoding NAD-dependent epimerase/dehydratase family protein: protein MKAAVTGGTGFIGGRLVEELVSRGHDVTCLVRDTSNVATLKELGVRLVHGDLGDPDSLVRLPGGADVVFHVAAMVSDWGPREDFFKYNVEATRTLLEASSASGVKRFVHMSSSTVVWQSDFWSVHDLVDIDETFPYRDRYNDSYNASKAEAERLVIAYNGASGLETAVIRPSNVWGAGDTVILPRVAGAAKKGILHPMGSGKRTVTPCHVNNLARAMILAAESPSAPGNIYFINDGVKIGYMEFLTKQLRASGLEWKPGFSIPYKLAYSVAAVMEALFRLAGSKKPPVLTRFAVAALAGSRSYSIDKARRELGYEPSVPLDEGMAKLADWVKLLGGTDELLKF from the coding sequence ATGAAAGCCGCAGTCACCGGAGGGACGGGGTTTATCGGCGGGAGGCTGGTCGAAGAGCTCGTCTCGCGCGGGCACGACGTCACATGCCTCGTCCGCGACACGAGCAATGTCGCGACGCTAAAGGAGCTCGGAGTAAGGCTCGTGCACGGCGACCTCGGCGACCCCGACAGCCTCGTGCGCCTGCCCGGGGGCGCGGACGTCGTCTTCCACGTGGCAGCCATGGTTTCCGACTGGGGCCCCAGGGAAGACTTCTTCAAGTACAACGTCGAAGCGACGAGGACGCTCCTCGAGGCATCCTCCGCCTCCGGCGTAAAGCGGTTCGTCCACATGAGCTCCTCGACTGTCGTGTGGCAGTCCGACTTCTGGAGCGTCCACGACCTCGTCGACATAGACGAGACCTTCCCCTACAGGGACAGGTATAACGACAGCTACAACGCCTCGAAGGCCGAGGCCGAGAGGCTCGTGATAGCGTACAACGGCGCGTCGGGCCTCGAAACGGCCGTCATAAGGCCGTCCAACGTTTGGGGCGCGGGCGATACCGTCATACTCCCGCGCGTCGCGGGGGCGGCGAAAAAGGGGATACTCCATCCCATGGGGAGCGGCAAGCGAACAGTCACACCGTGCCACGTAAACAACCTCGCGCGGGCGATGATACTCGCCGCCGAAAGCCCCTCGGCCCCCGGCAACATCTACTTCATAAACGACGGTGTGAAAATCGGCTACATGGAGTTCCTGACGAAGCAGCTCCGCGCGTCGGGCCTCGAATGGAAGCCCGGATTCTCGATCCCGTACAAGCTCGCGTACTCTGTCGCGGCAGTGATGGAGGCCCTGTTCAGGCTCGCGGGCTCGAAGAAGCCGCCCGTGCTTACGCGCTTCGCCGTCGCCGCACTCGCCGGGAGCCGGAGCTATTCGATAGACAAGGCCAGGCGCGAGCTCGGCTACGAGCCGTCCGTCCCTCTCGACGAGGGCATGGCGAAGCTCGCCGACTGGGTAAAGCTCCTCGGGGGCACGGACGAGCTCCTTAAATTCTGA